One window of the Rhipicephalus sanguineus isolate Rsan-2018 chromosome 2, BIME_Rsan_1.4, whole genome shotgun sequence genome contains the following:
- the LOC119383325 gene encoding elongation of very long chain fatty acids protein AAEL008004, which produces MSTLLNPIKLLDNIERHWDPRTRHYGMVLNPWFVFPLIIFYVYFVRFAGPRWMKKRDPFPITNLVRVYNVAMVVMNATFLYQVLRITYLPGGTYSLWCQGVTGRAEGASAAVYQSGWWYLLVRYADFLDTVFFVLRKKFNQVSHLHVIHHVLVVFNAWFWAMFAPEGQPALGLCINTFVHVVMYSYYFLSTFGPEVRKYLWWKRYLTQLQIIQFVVFILHMSIPLFVDCGFPNVLVPFAIAQAGFVLGMFINFYYQTYIKPRKVSAAASNGKEVTNGTTHALKKD; this is translated from the coding sequence ATGTCAACGCTGCTCAACCCAATCAAGCTGCTCGACAACATCGAGCGACACTGGGACCCTCGCACCCGGCATTATGGCATGGTGCTCAATCCGTGGTTCGTGTTCCCGCTCATCATCTTCTATGTGTACTTTGTTCGCTTCGCCGGTCCCCGATGGATGAAGAAGCGCGATCCTTTTCCCATCACCAACCTCGTCCGCGTCTACAACGTGGCCATGGTGGTGATGAACGCCACTTTCCTGTACCAAGTGCTGCGCATCACGTACCTGCCCGGCGGAACGTACAGCCTATGGTGCCAGGGCGTGACGGGGCGAGCGGAAGGCGCATCGGCGGCAGTCTACCAGTCGGGCTGGTGGTACCTGCTGGTGCGCTACGCGGACTTCCTGGACACCGTGTTCTTCGTGCTCCGCAAGAAGTTCAACCAGGTCTCGCACCTGCACGTCATCCACCACGTGCTGGTGGTGTTCAACGCCTGGTTCTGGGCCATGTTCGCGCCCGAAGGCCAGCCCGCGCTGGGACTCTGCATCAACACGTTCGTGCACGTTGTCATGTACTCTTACTACTTCCTCTCCACGTTCGGACCCGAGGTGCGCAAGTACCTCTGGTGGAAGCGCTATCTGACCCAGCTTCAGATCATCcagttcgtcgtcttcatcctccACATGTCGATCCCGCTCTTCGTTGATTGCGGCTTCCCCAACGTGCTGGTGCCGTTCGCCATCGCGCAGGCGGGCTTCGTGCTGGGCATGTTCATCAACTTCTACTACCAGACCTACATCAAGCCTAGAAAAGTGTCGGCGGccgcttccaacggcaaggagGTCACCAATGGAACGACGCATGCGCTAAAGAAAGACTAA
- the LOC119383324 gene encoding elongation of very long chain fatty acids protein 7: MESGGVTASLTEAWRYLMSKRDPRTKDMLFIGDLRFIVTVLGLYLYIVYHGGPRFMRNRQPYNLKGAIMAYNFSMVVLNVFFMFKFFQHSFWYGGYSLFCQGMTHSTDYHALMLLEYSWWYLFVRIGDFLDTFFFLLRKKYSHLTALHVSHHALVVWSGWLWLAFGGDGQVLLGMCVNAGMHVIMYTYYFLACLGPSVQQYLWWKKYLTTMQITQFVVLLIHICIPLFYDCGYPRIMIGLAFAQGLLGLVLFINFYIHEYIKRKGMKKIAAAKLAESDGAHTQPTARLPGERPKKA; the protein is encoded by the coding sequence TCCCTTACCGAGGCATGGCGTTACCTGATGTCCAAGAGGGACCCTAGGACCAAGGACATGCTCTTTATCGGTGACCTCCGCTTTATAGTCACCGTGCTCGGGCTTTACCTGTACATCGTGTACCACGGGGGTCCGCGGTTCATGCGCAAtcggcagccctacaatctcaaGGGGGCCATCATGGCCTACAACTTCTCGATGGTGGTACTCAACGTGTTCTTCATGTTCAAGTTCTTCCAGCATTCCTTCTGGTATGGCGGATACAGCCTCTTCTGCCAGGGCATGACGCACTCTACCGACTATCACGCGCTCATGCTTCTCGAATACTCCTGGTGGTACCTGTTCGTCAGGATCGGCGACTTTCTGGACACGTTCTTCTTCTTGCTGCGCAAGAAGTACTCGCATCTGACCGCGCTCCACGTCTCGCATCACGCCCTGGTCGTCTGGAGTGGCTGGCTCTGGCTCGCCTTCGGGGGCGACGGCCAGGTGTTGCTCGGCATGTGCGTGAATGCCGGAATGCACGTCATCATGTACACCTACTACTTCCTGGCGTGCCTCGGACCGTCGGTGCAACAGTACCTCTGGTGGAAGAAGTACCTCACCACGATGCAGATCACGCAGTTCGTCGTGCTCCTCATTCACATCTGCATCCCACTcttctacgactgcggctacccGCGCATCATGATCGGCCTGGCCTTCGCGCAAGGCCTGCTGGGCTTGGTGCTCTTCATAAACTTCTACATTCACGAATACATCAAGAGGAAAGGAATGAAGAAGATTGCTGCTGCCAAACTGGCAGAAAGTGACGGCGCTCATACTCAACCAACAGCGCGGCTCCCAGGGGAAAGGCCGAAGAAAGCCTAA